CTCCagcagccacctttatcgcagactaaacgcaaggactccctgagctcgatttaaccacgacctagcacccgttggatctcagcgttgaagcctcagccttgtagactctaagtcgttcggcgtctcgactttgcgatcttgatcctggtactcggcacttgattaactttcTACTGGACTCGCGTAcgcgcactcgctttgattcccGGACTATTACTTCTTGGTGTGCTGCGCCTGCGCCGCcatttatagcctgtgatggtcccgttattgatcgggtccaaggtccactgccgcaccgttagttcacggtgcgtcctcactgtgcgggtccgaagtacgccaatttaccgttcgaccctgttgcccttgccgtgtgagggtccaatgtccagcgtggtaccgttaatttacggtgtctccgcttcaaggtccgttgtttaccgtttgaccttgttgcccttgacgcCTCCGGAATTCTCGCCttcttcgctgttgctatgcagctctcctgcctctgaatttgtggggagttttaagactcctcacatttccccctttcttcggaaatgttatgaaagtggtgatctccccgcccctgttgttcgttcattcaaattccccgccaaactcgttctcctcgtaaccccatacagttccccaaaagacttcaactttccctAAATTGTCCTCGTAGGACTCCCCCAGACAGCGAtctgaaagacctttaacttttccatggctgtgctgcgttaggctgttccccagacagttccccgaaagacttgaactttcccaaaactgcacCTCGTTCCTTAGACAATTCCACGAgtagaatttaaatttcccgcccagacattttcccgtgtttgaaatcaccattccgattcccgtcgtctggccactctTCTGACCCCGtctcgatcgcacttatcgatagtgggtccagcattgccagtattatcgttatcgtttccgttgtcttaagttgcctccgtgtgaccgtttcttgagaaatccagtattttttgtacccatcgatcgcaactatcgatcgaccgcctatcgcctggcgcccccgtccctaatttcctcacggcctcgttgtttttgaaaaactggTGAGTAACTTGATGCTTGTAATTTCCCTCTAACTAAcgtctttttttctttacagcgacaccatgaccatgatgcccctgacatgtctcggggtgctgaccctggaccgcgTGCCCCGGGAGACCCTTGCGGCAGCAAGTGACCCCTCCCTCGCCATACTCCTGCGGCAGCCTCGTGTTCTCTGCCGGCCCGCGTGCTTGGCCCGCGATCCGCCACCGCACCGCCCCCTCTCCGCGATTGGCTGCTGCGGCTgaccactttttttttcctgtgctgTGTTGTGATCCCCTAACCAGAACAACAACTGCTGGTCTTCAGTGTTGGGACCCACTTTATTGGGCCCTAAACACCCGCACCCGGCCCCCTGCTACCTTTATTTAGTAGAGCTCTCCTCGTCCAGCATGTGCTTGGCCCACCTGTCCTTCCTGCGCCTCCCTCGCTGCCGTCGTGCTTCTTTGGCCACCCGCGCCGGCCACTCCGCCTCCGGAACCTCCGACCACGGTTCCGCGCCCTCCGACTGCTGTCTCCGCAGTCTTTGGGGCTCGCGGCTCCGGGCACGAGGTCTGCCACGCGAGCCTCGGGGGTGGAGCCGCGTCCCGCGACGTATCCGGCGTTGATGGCCACTCCCACGGCCCCTTCTCCAGAACCTCCTGGGCCTCTCGCTCCTCCTCGGGCGTAGCCTTCAGCTCCTCGCGATCGGCCGTCTCCGCGACGCGTTTCTCCGACTTGGCTTTGGGATCGCGCGGGTTAAACGGCGGTGGGCGCTGCCGATCGATGGCCTCGATTGCCTCCCGCAATCGGGCCTCCTCCGCTGCCTCTTCGGGCGCGGGCCACGTCCACGTGACCGTATGCTGCCTCGGCGGCGGCGATGGTGATCGGGGTAGCGGCGACGGCGATCGTGGTGGTGGCGTCGGCGCACGTGgtggcggctgcggctgctcctgcggcggctgcggctgctcctgcggcggctgcatCTTCTCCTCCGGCgactgcagctgctcctgcggcggttgcggctgctcctgcggcggcgcCCACAGTACGGCCTCCTCTGCCTCGGCGTCCCTCAGCCTCTGCTTCCACGCGGCGAATACTGCCCTCCTCGCCACCCGCCGGGCCTCCCATTGGCGGACAGTGACCGCCCGCGCTTCCAGGATGCGGTCCCACACCTTGGGCTTGCCCGACGGTGGTATCTGCCCTAGGCAGATCCTCCCGAGCCCTGCCGTCGCCCTGCTCAACCGGCGGAAGACCATCCGGTCCCTCGCAGCTCGCCGCGTCACGTTGTCCTCGTCCGTGGACACctcccctcctcctcctcactCGCGTCCTCCTGTCCACTCTCATCAGAGGAGATGTCAACGACCTCTCCGACCTCCGTCGCGTTCGGGCCTGCATCCTCCTCCTTGGACGGCAACTCCACGTCCGAGATTTCACCGGAGGACTCCTTGTCAGCCTCGCTGACCGGTGACGGGGATCGCGACACCAGGGGGGGACGCCAGAAGCTGGAAGacggaatcggagtcccgtctccacttcgccactggctgttccctggcgcgctcctccctcaGCTCGTGCTGCACTTGTTGCTGGGTGCTACTGCTGCGTGCGCTCATGTTGATGATCATTTTGGAAAGACCTGACCCGTGCAGCACCGTTgctgacgaaacctcggttcttccgcgtatcctcggttccgttattcgcggagACGTGTACCGGTAACGAGACTCGCTCTTTGCTCTGTGCCCAtgtaatgtttaaaagtaacggtgccctccgtgtacacgcctcctacgcaacccgtgcatgtgtgcgtttagccggtaacggtgcctacggcttttTAACCCTCCCTGACCCGCTCTCGCGCATtggcactatttccgtccacttagagaaccgatctacgagcactaatagcatcgagttcccgtgcCTCGCCCGAGaaagcggcccaacgaaatcggcgcatactgtggcccagggctcttctgggatctgtgtgaggatttttccggctgcctgcaGCTGACTtggcttgtacctgaggcagctctcacagttccgcacgtacttcctaatgtcgcggtgcatgcctGGCCAATgatacctcgctgccaccctcgcgatcgtcttccggctgcccatgtgtccggccgtcggcatatcgtgGTTCTCGGCCATAACTCGCTGCCTTGATCCGATTGGaacgcatagcttccatgcgaccacattctcgtgaggaatgtgccggtacagccggtcggcctccactaaatagtccagatatttttgggggttttgTGCTATCTTGCCCTcatgtcccttatccagctacattcgtCTTGTTTCGGCGGTTGACCAAGTGGCTTCGTTTTCATCATTCGGCAGGTTTCAggtaagggctgccgcgacagtgcgtccgccacaatattcagc
The sequence above is a segment of the Drosophila gunungcola strain Sukarami unplaced genomic scaffold, Dgunungcola_SK_2 000201F, whole genome shotgun sequence genome. Coding sequences within it:
- the LOC128265982 gene encoding Wilms tumor protein 1-interacting protein-like, producing MQARTRRRSERSLTSPLMRVDRRTRVRRRRGGVHGRGQRDAASCEGPDGLPPVEQGDGRAREDLPRADTTVGQAQGVGPHPGSAGGHCPPMGGPAGGEEGSIRRVEAEAEGRRGRGGRTEQPQPPPRAPTPPPRSPSPLPRSPSPPPRQHTVTWTWPAPEEAAEEARLREAIEAIDRQRPPPFNPRDPKAKSEKRVAETADREELKATPEEEREAQEVLEKGPWEWPSTPDTSRDAAPPPRLAWQTSCPEPRAPKTAETAVGGRGTVVGGSGGGVAGAGGQRSTTAAREAQEGQVGQAHAGRGELY